One window of Amaranthus tricolor cultivar Red isolate AtriRed21 chromosome 11, ASM2621246v1, whole genome shotgun sequence genomic DNA carries:
- the LOC130827052 gene encoding chloroplast envelope membrane protein-like: MKNKMEKKKIFFPFLYLISIVFLPWWISLSFQKSLESWVTNWWNTKQSETFFNDIQENNLLEKFIELEELHLLDEMIKEYPETHLQKLRIGIHNETIQLIKMHNADCIHMILHFSTNQICFLILSGYSILGNKELILLNSWVQEFLYNLSDTIKAFSILLLTDLCIGFHSPHGWELMIGSIYKDF; this comes from the coding sequence atgaaaaataaaatggaaaaaaagaaaatattttttccttttctatATCTTATATCTATAGTATTTTTACCCTGGTGGATCTCTTTATCATTTCAAAAAAGTCTGGAATCTTGGGTTACTAATTGGTGGAATACTAAGCAATCGGAAACTTTTTTTAACgatattcaagaaaataatcTTCTAGAAAAATTCATCGAATTAGAGGAGCTCCACTTGTTGGACGAAATGATAAAGGAATACCCGGAAACACATCTACAAAAGCTTCGTATAGGAATCCACAATGAAACCATTCAATTGATCAAAATGCACAATGCGGATTGTATCCACATGATTTTGCACTTCTCGACAAATCAAATCTGTTTCCTTATTCTAAGCGGTTATTCTATTCTGGGAAATAAAGAACTTATTCTTCTTAACTCTTGGGTTCAGGAATTCCTATATAACTTAAGCGACACAATAAAAGCTTTTTCGATTCTTTTATTAACTGATTTATGTATCGGATTTCATTCGCCCCATGGTTGGGAACTAATGATTGGCTCTATCTACAAAGATTTTTGA
- the LOC130826604 gene encoding ribulose bisphosphate carboxylase large chain-like — MTSLFLFKLALQTGLSLSSMKSSACSTSGEIKGHYLNATAGNCEEMIKRAVFARELGVPIVMHDYLTGGFTANTSLAQYCRDNGLLLHIHRAMHAVIDRQKNHGMHFRVLAKALRLSGGDHIHSGTVVGKLEGERDITLGFVDLLRDDYTEKDRSRGIFFTQSWVSTPGVLPVASGGIHVWHMPALTEIFGDDSVLQFGGGTLGHPWGNAPGAVANRVALEACVQARNEGRDLAREGNTIIREAAKWSPELAAACEVWKEIKFEFPAMDTI; from the exons ATGACCTCTCTATTTCTTTTCAAGCTTGCTCTTCAAACCGGCCTATCGCTTTCTTCTATGAAAAG CTCTGCGTGCTCTACGTCAGGTGAAATCAAAGGGCATTATTTGAATGCTACCGCAGGTAATTGCGAAGAAATGATAAAAAGAGCTGTATTTGCTAGAGAGTTGGGAGTTCCAATCGTAATGCATGACTACTTAACAGGTGGATTCACTGCAAATACTAGCTTGGCTCAGTATTGCCGAGACAATGGTCTACTTCTTCACATCCACCGTGCAATGCACGCAGTTATTGATAGACAGAAGAATCATGGTATGCACTTCCGTGTACTAGCTAAAGCGTTACGTCTGTCTGGTGGAGACCATATTCATTCTGGTACCGTAGTAGGTAAGCTTGAAGGGGAAAGAGATATTACTTTAGGCTTTGTTGATTTACTACGTGATGATTATACTGAAAAAGACAGAAGTCGCGGTATCTTTTTCACTCAATCTTGGGTTTCCACACCTGGTGTTCTTCCTGTTGCTTCAGGAGGTATTCACGTTTGGCATATGCCTGCTCTAACCGAAATCTTCGGGGATGATTCTGTACTACAGTTTGGTGGAGGAACTTTAGGACACCCTTGGGGGAATGCACCGGGTGCTGTAGCGAATCGAGTAGCTCTAGAAGCATGTGTACAAGCTCGTAATGAGGGACGTGACCTTGCTCGCGAGGGTAATACAATTATTCGTGAAGCTGCTAAATGGAGTCCTGAACTAGCTGCTGCTTGTGAAGTATGGAAGGAAATCAAATTTGAATTCCCGGCAATGGATACAATTTAG